The sequence CTGTAAATCAAATTACATAtgagaaaaaaagaaagattGAAGCTTTAGAATCTTGAGCTCTTGCATTCAGCGGGGATTCCCTGTGGAAACCTCTTGGTATCAGTGCAGTAATTGTAAATCATATAGTTTTGTTGAACCCATCTCAATCTGTTTCTTCCATTGGCATCTAGTGCCTGAGTCTGCCAAGCCTGATTGTTATTCAAGGAATCCCCAGGCTTCGAAGAAACAATGTTGAAATTCCTGTAAGTCGCCACAAATGGAGCTTTAGTCCAATCTGTCTTGACTCGGCCACCTTGTGTCGCCCAGTCATCTGCATTCCATAAGCTGCAGTATACTCTCATGGCTTGACTTTTCGGGTATGGAGTCCCGATTGCTTCGTTATTGTTGAATACTCTGAGTGGAATATTGTCCACCAAGAATCTGCAATAAGAAAAATTGTTCAAACCCCATAAGAAACTGAAAAGCTTTGTCACCCAAATATAAACTTCAACTAGCTAGTTTCATTGTACATACATTATGCGTTGGGAATTCCAGACGATGGAGTATGTGTGGAATGCCACCGTTGGATCGAACCAGAGGCGGAACTGCTGTTCTTTGTCTCCTTTCCCTTGTGCATAAACATTTGTGTGAATGGTGTATGGCTCTCCAGAAGAATTTCCCAAGAACTCGAAATCAATTTCGTCGTGCCCCGCACCCTGAGACGACAACTGTACAGAGGTAGAAACACATACGAGTTAGATAGATGGAACACAATCTGATGGTGAGTGAGAAGGTAATGAAGTATGACTACTAAATCACTGCTTACAAAGAATGTGGTGACAGTTCCGGCAGAATTTCCAGGAACAAGCTTGAGCTGTACATCGAACCGTCCCAGCAAATACGCGTTCTTGGACTGGAAGCCGGAGCCGGAATACTGGTCCAGGGACAAAGTTAAGACACTGCCACCTTCAAGAATCTTGCCACGGCCTTGGCCCCATGAGATGTCAGCATCCCTGTAGAAATCAGCCGAAGAGGTGATGAAGAAAGAAGAAGCCATGAAGATGGAAAGTAGAAGCATGGTTAAATTTGAGATTGCCATTCGGAGATGAGAATGTATGAAAAGATTATGAAGAGAGATGAATGAAGTTGCATGGTGAAATGTGAGTTTATATAGAGATTTGTTGGGGTCGGGGCCAGCTAGCTGTGTATAAAGTATCCGTGTTAGTGTGAGCTGGATTGGAACGCGTTAAAATTTTGGCATTTATTACCAAATATTAATGCCCATAAATCCCCAACTCCACGAAGCTGCTTGATTGGGCTGTGGGCTGCAAATTAATCAACAGAGGCCTTTTGATATAATAACTTGCGGGCCTACATTACTCTTTGAAGTTTGAACCATCACACGTAATCACTGAATTCACTCCCACACCGACAATATGTATGGTGTGCATGGGCTAATTGCATTAATATATCTTTTGAAAAGTCTAAAAGTCATAAAACTCCATAAGAAATATTAATTGGCTAATACATCTCTCAGTTTTCCAAAATGTAGCgcatttcacccctatgttatacaaaatCGGGCATATTTATACCATTTTATAgcggtttttatgctaatttttttaaaacatagggtctaacatgtTATTAATTATATACAGAGTGTTTTATGACTTTTAGAATTTTCACCGGGGGTGTTGATGAAATCGTAACCCTTGGATCAATGCATGTGGAGcccatttaattaaatatatttgtacttttgaatttttaaattaaatattcatctcactcataatataaaaatatattataaaaatttgtttataaGGTTTTTAATTTGAATATAATCTCTTGAAAttcacaaaaaattatttaataaaaattttaatttgtaagagacaatattatatatatatatatatatatataatttggtaCATTAATTTTTATTGAGTAAATTGGTATGTAAGCACGTCTAAATTCGAAATTTATATCCGAATAATATCTTATATTGTTTACAAATATTCTATCGAACTATGGACATATATAAGTAGAATCGAAAGCCGGGTCAAATACTATCACactttgaattttatttatgtACCCCCcataaaacaattaaaaatttctcgtaaatttatttatgttttcaaATAATGTTCTTGTTGTTCCGATGAGTTGCATAATTCCATGTGAAGATAGTAAAGGGTTGGCACTTGATCCCATCATCCACATCgattattcatatatataagaaaattattattattattatcattattattattattattattattatttgcccTTGACCCTTAATCACATTTTTGAGATTCAAACTATTCTACTACGTACTGTCAAAATAGTCCCTTGACACGataaaaataaacttaaaagatGTTGATTGATTTGCATAGCCAATGCCAATATAAACCAAACCCATCATTAATTGAGATCtatataaattcaaaattttatttatgctAGTGGGTCATGACACACACAATCCATGTCGTCtgtctaaaaaaaaattgagaaagtggatttttaaaaaattgaaaattaatgAAAGTCATCaagttttgaaattgaaatgctaaaacaaaaaataagatgaaaataaaaatataaacatgGAATTGAGTGGATATCCATGGAATTATGAAAAAACTTTAACAACATACCAAAAGTTAATTGCTATAAGGTTTAACTTTCAATAATAGTATAATTTTTTGAAGTTAGATATTTCGAAACATCGACCGTTAAGACATTATCTCATCTTGGAAGCCAACATGAAATTTTACTTCAAATAGACTCACAGTAAtccattaaaaattaaatttggtaAGTAAATCTTAAATTTGTAAGGAAACTTTATTTGAAATTTCATATTATTTCTCGATCGGGTCAAAGCAATTATTACTTATTAGCAGTAACTCGCCTTATATTTGGATCATTGGAATATAAATTTCAATAGTTGAATACAATtaccaaatttaaaatatgtattttttaacaTGTAGATTTGTTTACCTATTTACAAATGTGACTACATTTATGAAATTAACAACAACgtagaaaaaaaaacaaccaTATATTCTAAACACCAAAAAGTCATCCAATACTCCAAATTTAACAAGTACTAAATAAGTAGATATAAtgaactaaaattgaaatttgattgcgtaattaagttaatttaatCGATTTATTTCCTAAATTGACGTATAAATGATATGGCTCGAAGCCAAAGATTATGTTTCCTTTATGATACCAAGAAAACTTCACATATCAGTTCCTAATTTAGCCATATCATCCAAAACTGAAAAGGACGTTTCCTTACACGTCCATTTGCAAAAAAAGGAATGTAGAATATTCAACAATTATTGTGGATTTTTCCCTTATCCAACTTCCACAATAACCGTTATAAATCAACTGTCATTCTTCAATCTCTGCAAAACCTATAACCAAAAAAACTAACAGCATAATTAAGCTTCAAGTTCACAAGTTCTTTTTTCGAGTCAATGGGTTCTCTAATGAATGGCAACAAAACTCTGCATGTTCTTATGTTTCCATGGATTGCTCATGGCCACATCTCTCCATACCTTGAGCTAGCCAAAAGGCTAGCGGCTAGAAACTTCATCGTCTATCTATGTTCCACTCCCGCGAATCTGAGTTCCATAAAGAACAAGATTAGCGAAAAACTTGCTCCCAAGATTCAACTCGTTGAGTTACATTTGCCTGTTTTACCTGGTCTTCCTGCTAGCCTTCACACCACAAATGGCCTCCCACCACATCTCATGCCAACTCtcaagaaagcatttgagatgGCGGCCCCGAAATTTGCTTGTATTCTCAGGGCCATCATGCCCGATTTGCTTGTGTACGATTTTCTCCAGCCATGGGCTCCTTTAGCTGCTGCGGCGATGAAAATACCTGCTGTTGAATATATCACCAGCAGCTCCATTATGACAGCCTTCATGTTCCATTCTTTCAAGGCACCGGGAGTTGACTTTCCGTTCCCTGCTATATTTTATCGTGATTATGAGGAAGTCCATCGTGCCAAACTGCTGGAGTCGTCGGAGGACGAAAAAGTGAAAGAGATTGCTTTCCAAGGGATCGAGAGGTCTCATGGGATAGTTCTGGTGAAGGGTTTTGAAGAAGTTGAAGGAAGATACATTGGCTATCTTTCTAAGTTGCTTGGCAAGAAAGTTGTCCCTGTCGGGGCGTTGGTTTCTGACCCTGGTCTTGAAAAAGATGAGTCTTCCGAAGTGTTGGATTGGCTGGACCAGAAAGGTGAGAAATCCACTGTTTTTGTTTCCTTTGGAAGTGAATATTTCTTGAAGAACGATGATATGAAAGAACTTGCTTTCGGTTTAGAGATGAGCAAAGTGAATTTCATATGGGTCGTTAGGTTCCCAAAAGGTGAGAAAATTGAGCTTGAAGAATACCTACCAAAAGGGTTTTTGGAGAGGGTTGGAGGTAGGGGTCTCGTGGTTGAGGGGTGGGCCCCGCAGACCAAAATTTTGGGACATAAGAATATCGGTGGATTCGTTAGCCATTGTGGATGCAGTTCCATGATAGAGGCCATGCATTTTGGCGTCCCTATCATAGCCATGCCGATGCACCTCGACCAGCCGATCAATGCAAGGTTGATCGAAGACCTTGGCGTCGGATCCGAAGTTGTCAGGGACAAGTATGGGAAACTGGACAGGGCGATAGTCACGGAGGTGATTGAGAAAGTGGCGGTCGATAGGTCCGGAGAACCTATCCGCGACAAGGCGAGAGAGCTGAGCCAGAGGATGAGAAAGAAGGAAGACTCGGAAGTTGATGAGGTGGTTCATGAGTTTGTGAAACTGATATGCTGCAATGGCAAACGTATGTTGCATTGATCAAATCTTCATGCAATATTAGTTATTTGGTTTAATATGTTTTTGTTCTGTCTGGTTTTAGTTTTTATACATAAGACCGGACAAGTTTAggtttatgtttttgtttagCATTAGTATCCAATCTGGGTATACATGCAACTCAATGGTCaatattttgtaattaatttgatCAAATTGTCTCTTATTAATTGCATTTGATCAATatgttattaataatatatcTGCTTATTTGAAATGACCTCCTACTAAcacttatatatattataaattttgcCAAGTTAATTAACATGTTATGTTCCAAATatatcatttaaaatatttttgatatatatacagatatataaatatatataacatttaaaAAGTGTTTGACAGAGTTTATAAACTTttgaaaacaacttataaattattttaaaacttataACATCTTTAAATTTGTTTGACAAAGTttttgtcaaacaacttattagCAAAATGCTTTTTTCAATTCGAGTATCTTAATTTTCACTCCCAAGTTCGAATTAAAGATATATTTTACCAAAAAAACGAATTGATAGATATTTTTGAACTAGACTACACCGATTATAactttagttttatttttattttttttacctttCGAGTGGCAAAAATATATTCCATGATACAAATTTATCATTAGTATTATTATAATTCCGatcattataatttttatttaggaATCTCTTGGATTTATTTGCGGTATAGATATCTGTTGAATGATATCGATCGAGTCCTCACCCGATTTAGCATTTCTAATCCTAATCTCTCGATCGTATCCTTTTATATATGGAAACAGAATCAATTATCCAACTTTCTTAATTTCTCaaagatataaaataaaaaattgagaaaTACTAATTGCAAGAACAAGAAGATCGTTTCACAAAATTCCGAATGAGATTTTTTCGATCGAGATAATTAATCCTTCCCTCAAAATGTTTAAAAAATCACATTTAATTACGATAAATATTCTCTTATTGGATCGTGAATCCATAATTCTTCTGACTAAAATATTGTATATGAACAAGTACTATAATTAGTAAAGTCTTGTTCTTGTAAAGAAATGTTggcccgaaaaaaaaaagttcgagaaagagaaaaaaaattaaactaaaatcataaatattataaGAGAAGTGAAAATTTCTATCATATAAATAAGaaactcaattttttttttttttgggaagaagaaacTTAACTTGAATATTGTAAAATTGGACAACAAAtaatagaaaaatatttttaaaaaattcattaaataattttctaatttaATATTAGCGTGTAAGCGATGTAACCCTCTATGTAATAATCTTTGTACACATAGCATTATCCAAATCAAATCAATACTATCAAAAGCCAAAGTTATAAAAAAAGTATTTTCTTTCCATTAagcataaattataaattttatgtgaagatacatactatatatatacacacacagtTAAGATCTGACAGTTGATCCAACGTCGATTATTTATGAACTTTGCaataaaaaaatgttatttttaaaattattttaatcatatAATCAAGTGTTTTTtagattcaaaatattttactaCTGTCAAAGCCGGGCAGCCCTCACGTCacgataaaaataaatttaaaagggaaaattgcttttttggtcctgtatgtttgtcactttgcgattttggtcctttatatttacagattgcagttttagtccgctatctttatttttttggcaattttagtcctttttccgatgtggcgctgacgtggcaccaattcaatgctgatgtggagctgacgtgtacagtgccacgtcagcattttcgaagaaaaaggaccgaaatttccaaaaatcgaaacatacaggactaaaactgaaatgtgaaaacataaaggaccaaaatcgcaaagtgacaaacatacagaactaaatttgcaattttcccaatttaaaacaagtTGATTATAAATCAGTCAATGCCAAGGTAAACCGATCGGCCATTAATGAGCCTGCAGTCAACGTTTTATTTATTCAGAATTTCACcactaataaattatatatctcATCTTCCGGATTTTGAAATTCTACCCATGTAAAATAAGTTGAGCCTACATGAAATTTTaacttattaaaaatttatttataatagaCCATTAGTGACCCgttaaaaatcaaatttggcgAGTATATCTTAAATTTGTAATGGAAACTATATTTGAAATCTCAGGTCAACTACTAGGCAGTGTTTGGAAGAGCTTTTTAAAAGCAATAATTTTTAGCTTTTCCGTTAacagaaatttgaaattttgtgaaattttgttaatgaaaagctgagaagtgcttcctagaagctctcccaaacactatctAACAGTCCAACACTCGCCTAATTAAGTAATTGGAT comes from Henckelia pumila isolate YLH828 chromosome 4, ASM3356847v2, whole genome shotgun sequence and encodes:
- the LOC140894559 gene encoding xyloglucan endotransglucosylase protein 1-like, with product MAISNLTMLLLSIFMASSFFITSSADFYRDADISWGQGRGKILEGGSVLTLSLDQYSGSGFQSKNAYLLGRFDVQLKLVPGNSAGTVTTFFLSSQGAGHDEIDFEFLGNSSGEPYTIHTNVYAQGKGDKEQQFRLWFDPTVAFHTYSIVWNSQRIIFLVDNIPLRVFNNNEAIGTPYPKSQAMRVYCSLWNADDWATQGGRVKTDWTKAPFVATYRNFNIVSSKPGDSLNNNQAWQTQALDANGRNRLRWVQQNYMIYNYCTDTKRFPQGIPAECKSSRF
- the LOC140894367 gene encoding beta-D-glucosyl crocetin beta-1,6-glucosyltransferase-like, giving the protein MNGNKTLHVLMFPWIAHGHISPYLELAKRLAARNFIVYLCSTPANLSSIKNKISEKLAPKIQLVELHLPVLPGLPASLHTTNGLPPHLMPTLKKAFEMAAPKFACILRAIMPDLLVYDFLQPWAPLAAAAMKIPAVEYITSSSIMTAFMFHSFKAPGVDFPFPAIFYRDYEEVHRAKLLESSEDEKVKEIAFQGIERSHGIVLVKGFEEVEGRYIGYLSKLLGKKVVPVGALVSDPGLEKDESSEVLDWLDQKGEKSTVFVSFGSEYFLKNDDMKELAFGLEMSKVNFIWVVRFPKGEKIELEEYLPKGFLERVGGRGLVVEGWAPQTKILGHKNIGGFVSHCGCSSMIEAMHFGVPIIAMPMHLDQPINARLIEDLGVGSEVVRDKYGKLDRAIVTEVIEKVAVDRSGEPIRDKARELSQRMRKKEDSEVDEVVHEFVKLICCNGKRMLH